TGGTGACATAACTCTTCCAATTAAATTAGCATGGAAGTGTCCTAGCTAATAGCAAATATCCAATCTGATAGAAGCATAAAGTATAGGACGGACactcgatcttttttttttattttttgtgaaAGAGTGAAAGACACAGAGTCTCATATCCTATATTTATCAAGAAATACAATAACTAGTAAAAAGAATACATTTTGACACAAATTTTAGTTGCTTGGTGCAGCAGGAGCCTGTCTCCAACcatctttaaaaataaattaaaaggaAATACTGCAGCAGAAGAGGATTTACCAAGAGGCAAGAGTCCAAGATCCCTCCCATATAGGGAAGTATTTTAGGGTTATTTATTTGAGCTTCCTAGAACCTTCTCCGCATGAAAAATTAGAAATTCAAACAAACATCGAACTTCTCATGCAGCTTTCGGAAAGTTGGAAGTCAAAAAAACTGAATTTATATAAAAAGCTAGAAAGCTCAGTTTTATGAGCTTTTTGAGCTTTCGGAGCTCAAGAAGTAAATACATCGTCTAAAAACTCTAACAATAGTTTTAAAAAAAACCTCAAAAGCTGCCACTCAGACCCTGCTGCAGCATTGGACATGTTTTGTCATCATCGATATTGTAGGCCCAAATGGCAACCATTTCAAATAAATCTTAGATACAGCCCAAGACAGGGAGCTTTGTAATTTCGCACGCAATAGGCTAGTATTTGGGCTTGACTTTTAGCTGGAACTAAATTAGGCCCATGTTTGACTTAGGCTTGGGCTGAGTTGAGTTCCTTGCTAAACTTATGGAAacgttatctttttttttcttgttagcTTATAATAAATCACTTCTTATTTGTAAGACCAAACCAGATATTCTACAAAAATGCGTGCGGTGCGTATAATGCATATCTTTATATGTCCaaagtataatttttttttaactttggaAGCATGCGGTGCGTAGTGTGCTATCGCAATATTCAGAGTTGGCGGTGAGCAGGGTTAGAGTTAAGGAGAGGATTTACCAAGGCCCCTCAAATGTAAGCAGAACTGCTACCGATGGAATTTCAGGAATCCAAGTTTCATGTAATTTACTTGTGTTAGAAAAAGTATTTGTTTTaaaatataataatatctatcaATCTGACCTCAGGATCACAATATTTTTCATCTTGTAGCACAATATACGAAACAATACCATGAAAACCAAGGAACACGAGTTAGGAAGAATATTCAGATAGAAAATACCATTTCACTTGACAAAATGTACTTTCTGAAGTAGAATATCCCAGTCCACGAATCCATatctggaaaagaaaaaaggagaggGGAAAAGCACCCTCGCTCGCATGGGCCTCCTGGTCCAGCTCCCCAACCTCGCCGGCGTCcggcgcccggccgccgccgccgccttcccccaGAGCTGCCGCGGCGGTCGCCTCACGGtatccgccgcggcgcccggcggccgCGTAAAGGAGGAAGAGGCCAAGGGGGcggggaagaaggagaagattgTGATTAGAGTCTCCGACCCGGTGCGGGAGAGgaggctcccgccgccgctgttcTCCGCACCGGACGAGCCGTCGGAGCGCCCACCGGGTCCGAAGGAGGGAGGGGGACGGGGTGACCAGGACGGCGAGGAGGCTAAGAAGCAGTACTACGTGAACATGGGGGACGCCATCCGCACGCTGCGGGAGGAGCTCCCCGTCGTGTTCTACCGGGAACCCAGCTTCGACATCTACAGGTTTGCGCGATTTCGCCCCCCTCGTCTTTTCCGTTATCTCAAGCTGCTTCCAGAGACAATTGCAGTGAATTGTTGTCAATGGTCGATCCATTTCTTGTTTGTATGTTCCATTGAGTGCCGGAAAGGTGTGGTAAAATGGTTTTTTCCCCTTTAGTACCATCTGCTTCGCCTAGACGAATTAGGGAAGAAATGGTGAAGATTTGTTGTTTGTCGAGATGCTCATAGGTCGAATTGATAAGAAGGGTTGTGAATATTTGCAGGCTATGTATAACCAGCCATAGATTAAATTTACCTGCCCTTTGGTATCCGCTGGCTGCTGCTGGCAAATATAGGCTTGGTGTTTGTCCTGGTTGAGGTAAGATGAGCATAATGTCTCTTAAAGATGCATGGTGGTTTTTACTTCGATTAAATTGGCCCACTTTGATTATCCATTAGTCTTGCCTGCTTTGGTTGTAGACTAGAAAGTACTGTGAGCATGGGTATTTTTCCAATTCCAGTCAATTGCCTCCATGAACTGCTAGAATATAGAGCATAGGCTTTGTCATATGAGTGAGATATCTGAATGTGTTAAGCATCTAACGACCACATAATTTCCAACTTATTGCACCCAATAAGAAGGTTATACATTGGCAGTGGGATTCAATGGTAGTCTCTACTTCATATATAGTTAATCTGAGAATTAAAAAATGTAACGTGTAGGGTATAAATATGAAGTCATTTCCAATCAAGCAGTCTGTTTGAAAATCAGGAATTTGTAGAGGTTGTAATCTTCTATAAGACATGAGGTGTCATCAGAAATTAATATACACCCTTTCACTTGAAAAGAAACTAATATGTTGACCTATGAACTGAAACCCCTTATAAAGAATGACATCATTCACTCAGTAATGTTTTTTTCCTCGAATACACAGGAGCTGTGtatcatttcattaaagaaGATAACATTCACTCAATAATTAAGTAGCACCAATAGAAATTTGATATAAAATTGTTATGGATGACATATGGTGCTGAGCCTTGCGGATGGCATGGTGCTGAGGCCGGCGGATGGCATGGTGCCGAGGCCTGAGGCAGACAGCTAACCCGACATTGTGGCGCGGCATTGGGAGAACGGTGGCTCTAGGGAAGAGCAGAAGCGAGATCGATTCGGAACGATCAATCTGATACCATGAAAATGAGAACAGAAAGAGAGAGTTTGGGAAAAGCACACTGCACAATCTGTGTGGGCCTTAGCTTTCATTATATAGCCATATACGGCTACAACAAAAAAGATAGAGATACCAATATACAAGGAAGGAGATTAGGCCAGGAAACCAACTAACAGGCTAGGCGTGTCTCCTGTACAACTAAACATGTGCATGTTAACAAATAGAATAAGACACATTGAAATTGGATGAACATAATCTTTCTTTCAATACTGTTTTTCCTTTCTTCAATATAATTGTAGTTTAATTAATCGGAACACGGAAGATTGAAAAGTAATAACCCACATAACCAAATGAAGGGCATGTCATCCAGATTGGAAGGATATAAAAGTTGATGCTAACTTTTTGCATCCACATTTTCTAGTATTTGGTCTGTACGAAACTATTTGTTCGTTAGTCAAGTTGAGTTCAGTATTTTCGTCAGCCAACGATTAGTTCGACTCTTCAGTTGGCCTGGGTGTGTGGTGTTGGGTTTGCTGTTTTTAGACTTTGCTCTCACTCCTCATACAAAGGCAGATCTCCTGTTGGTTCATGAAAAAAAGGGCATCCAAAGCCGAACTTTTCCCTtgggtctgaactctgaacccATCAGGTTTGCTGGAGAGCCTTGTCATAATCACTTCCTAATTTTACCTAGAAAAGTATTATTGCACACCCTGTCCATTCTTCTGCAACAAGGAAGTAGAGCAAAATGACAAGAAACAGAGCAGCTGGAACAGAGAGGaaaaggagggagagaggggtgTGCTGGCAAAGAAGAATGATAATTCAGACATGGGCAAAGCCAGAGAGATAGATGGATAGATCACTTTGTTTACTTACATTGCATACTTAATTTCCTAACAGTCGAATCTACACAAACCAACTACCAAAGATATTAAGACCCTGAATCTAAAATGTCTCAAATTCTCAAGGTAACTTCCTATCAAACTATCAGAATAAACTTATACTATATTATCTGGTGTGCTGCTGCTGGGGCCCACATGCACAAGGATGCTCTTATTATTCCTTAGTCCTATAACATTGCTATGAGTTACTTATTCCTGGTACTGAGAGTATTCACTAGTAACATTTTCTGACCGAAAACTCTGAGGAAAATCCCCACAGTGAGATAATTTTTAGTCTCATGACACTGCTATGAGCTACTTATCACTGGTTATGAGAAGCTTGTTAATGTTGTCATAGTATGAAATGCAAGCTTATGTAGTTTTGTCAACTATGGCACACGGGAGTACCTGAAATTGTAGAAATTGTTGGCAACCTTTTTATGCTCTTGACAGTATTTTATAATGGTTAATTATGGCATGTGCTTATGCACCAGTGAATACTTTTATATACCCTGGCATATAATATTCATTTCTGTTGGCTTATTGTTCAATAATGTTTCCGTGCTAACATATCTTTTACTGTCCCCAGAGATGATATTGTCTTAAAAGATCCTCTCAATAATTTCAAGGGCATTGTTAATTACAAAAGAATATTTTGGGCACTGCGGTTTACCGGCCAAATTTTCTTCAAGGCGGTGTGGATTGACATTGTCAGCATATGGCAGCCTGTTGATAATGTAATCATGATTCGATGGATTGTCCATGGCATCCCTAGAGTTCCATGGGAGGGCAATGGCCGCTTTGACGGCACCTCTGAGTATAAGTTGGATAAGAATGGGAAGATCTATGAGCATAAGGTGGACAATATTGCCAGGAATTCACCAACAAAGTTCAAGATCTTGCCTGTTGTTGAGCTCATAAGATCACTTGGATGTCCATCTACTCCGAAGCCAACATATTTTGAGACATCATGTCTATCTTTGATTCACTGCCGTTATTTTGGCTGAGTTTGACTTGGATGAGATGTAACTGATGCTAGAAAATTTAGCAAACGAGCAAAGGTTAAGGTCCGACCTGATGTCTCCAAATTTTGCCGGTAATGCACTTCATCTACTTACCAAAATGAGCAGCAGTTAATTGTAAAAGCCATGTATTTGTACAGCGATAGTCCTTAATTTAGAAATAGCTATAGTAGTTCCTCTTGCCCAAGTTGCGTAAGCTATTTTTGTCGTCTGGTGCTGAAATTGACAGATGTCTGGGGAActtttgcatatatatatatatatatatatatatatatatatatatatatatatatatatatatatatatatatatatatatatatatatatgtatatatataaggtGTCTCACACTGTGTGTGTctgtgtatgtatgtatatatatatatatatatatatatatatatatatatatatatatatatatatatatatatatatatatatatatatatatatatatatatatatatatatatatatatatatatatatatatatatatatatatatatcttcttGTGTTGCACGAAGGTGCATCGTTAGTTCATTGTACAGGCGCAGCGCTTCGCTAAAACATGAATTCCCTGTACATGTCGAATGCTGTGAGCTATGAGATCAAGTATGTATTCCTCTCTAGATTAAGTTGATGTTGCTTTGATCTGTAGATACATTCCAGCTCAGAAGGACAATATATGTATTGTAGCTTATTGGTGTCCTCTCGTCCTTATTActgaaataaagaaaacattaaTTATTTGCCTTGCCATTTTCTTTAAAGCTAGTTTCCTTCTGTGTGTGTCTCTATAAACTATCAATACTCCTCTTTTTCTTGCGTTTCAACTCAGGTATAAGCACAACTTTGCTCTTGCATGATGCTTTTGTGATTAGGATCATTTGTAAGCTACGAAGCATGTTCTATACATGAAGGCAGCAATTATTAGCCAGTTCAGTTCCATCAGGAACCTAACAAAATTCTTGCATTGTGAAATATTTAAGTCTGGTTATAAAGCCCTCAGGAACATTCTCTATCCGAACTACAGAGGCAAAGACTACAGATATGTAACATTACTTCAGGAAACCTGTTTCTAGTGAATTTTGTAAGAAACATTAAATCAAAATAATTAGTGGTGAAAATGGCATGTACCTTAATAATAAATCAAATTGGTTTTTAGATACAGATACATGTTTGAATATCAGGTGGGACAAAATAAAAATGTTCcattccattttttttattcatatgCAGAATTGCTTCGAAGTTCATAGGACTTCAAATACAAAGTATCAAAGCAAAGCAAGAACTTCAGAAGTAGCACTTTGCGTAAACATATGAGATGTACattatacaaaaaaaaaacttaactCTCGCCACATCAAAAATATTCATTGGAGTTAAGTTATAAGCAGAAAGAGTAAAACTAACACCTTTCGCATGCCATCATCCATGAACAAGCACGGGAAAGTGTATACAGCAAGTGCATCTGCATGCTTGCATGGAGGCGCATGGTGTTTCAGAAGCAGAGGAAATCCCCCTTCATCGTCGGCGGGAAGCCGGACTCGCCGCAGATGCAGTCCATCTTCCATCCCGGCAGTGCATTAGTGGCGCCGTCCTCTGCCCCTTTTCCGGTGCTGCCGCCCCACACCAAcacggcggctggtgacggcaaGTCACGTGTTCACGGACCAGGGAAGAGGAGccaccgctcgccggcgccaccgcgtgGTTGTTGACGATTACTCCGGCGGCAGCCTACCATTCCCATCCACGTCCCCAATTCTTGCAGGTTCTTGGGTGTCTTCTTTGTGAATCTGTGCGCTTTCTTCGGTgtcctttaattttttttccccataAATTCATCTTATCTAACTGTAACTCTTATAGCATTAAACAGAGAAGAGAAGTGATTACCCAAACAAGGACCATTATCTATCTCGTTGCattacatattttttttaaagaaataaAGGACGAAGCTTTATTTCACCGAAATAACATCCTGGCCTATGCGTTATTGGGAACATAATGTTCCTGGCCTATACAACGGTATATATTTCTGGAGCACAGCGTGTAGTCAAGGCTTAAATCCGTTTGCTTCTTCACAAGTAGTTACCACGTCCATGTCATTTGCCTGCTCTGTATCGCTGAGTTTTTTTGGAGGTTCCTTGCATCTGCTGTAAATGCAGTAGACAGCCAACTGAAGAATCCCTGTGAAACATCCCGCAGCGTTTGGCGACTTCAGAACAAAACAAATTGGTCAGTAACTCACTATGAGTGACAGATGATAGTGTAAAGCCAAGTTGCACACTAACCGTGATATAAGGATCCCTTCCTAGTATTCCATATATCATCCATATTAAACTGGTTAAGAAGGAGAACAATGACAAGTAGAAAGGCATGAACTCAACACTTTTCGTCCTCATAACTTGTTTCTGCAGTTGTGATGAGAATGCAAAGAGTTCAGATTATTGAAGGTTGTGCAAATAAAGGCTAGCTTCCATGATTCTGAAACCAGTATAAGTGACTCTACTCACCACAGCTACAAGCGGAGAGCTGTACATCGACATGGCAGTTACTATACCAATACTTCCAACAAATACCTTGCGCATATGGTGGGTATGGATGATAAGGCTTGAGACACATGCAGTTACACAGAAGATTGCCAGCACTAGAGAGACCATTAGCATGACAAATTTCTGCAAGGTTGTGTCAAACTTAGGATTGCTGGTCGTCTAATGAGTAACTCAAACATTTTAAACCTTCATGATCACATAATTCACATCCATTAAAACTTCTTGGTGAAATACTGAAACTAATGTTGTAgcatttcctttcatttttattttttttgaaaaaagttaGAGTGCAGATGTATGTAATCACACTGAAACATGAATAATGACTTCTTTAATGCATTAGGCAGAGCTCCTGCCCTTTCACTTAAATAGAAAACAATAATACGTAACTCCATTTTTCATCAAACAATGTACTGGTTATCAAGTTCTAGTAGATCTAAAATTGAAACTCAGTACCAGTTTGCAGAAGTTATCCAGTTTCTATGCAGAAAGCACGGTTTTGGCTTGTCAAGTCTACGTACCATCACATAGTTCCCCAACTATTTATTTCTAGTGTACCAATTCTAGTCTATAGTGAAAAAGATTTAAATAGAGAGACTCCACAGATAATACCATTCAGTTTAACTTGAAAGTTTTAGGATGCTAAAGGAACATTATGAGTTCTTCAGAAATACCTAGCCACCTACCCTTTTTTCTCTTGGCGCAAACCATATGTATATGCTGATGAATAAGGTTTCAAAGATTCCTCCTATTGAGCACGTACCGGAGACTGACAGGTTCTCCCAACCATAACTCACAACTGGAAAGCCGTACCAGCTGTATGTTAGTGTGCTGAACAACGCTAGGATATATGGTACACATGAGAATTCTCGAACACTAGCCTCCTTTATCACTCTTTTAAACGTCAATCTGGATCACACAAGAAATACAGTAGTAAGAAATATGACAAACTAAATATGTTTACATCAAATTAGTTGAGGATGTAATTTGTACATTGGAACTGCATAGAGGACTATACTGACTGCAGATGctgcaaggaagaaacaagatcgTGTTATTACAAATTAAAGATGGAGTGGAGTGAAGGCAATTACATTGTAGATGGAAAATACCTATAATTCCAACTATTACTCGTATGCTCGTAACCATTGTTGCTGTGGCTTTTTACTAGTCCTGGCACGTACTGTTGGCCAGGAGCCAAATGTTCCACTGATATTATTGTTTACAACAGAAGTGGCCTACTTGTAGTGCACAAGGTACTGCAGTCGCTTAAATCAGGAGAAAAAGCCAGCTTTAAAGACAATAATGTTAGAATATCGCATGATGAGCTGCTTACGCTTTTTTCATATTAAAAACAATGATTGCtgtagatgcataataatgcAAACAAAGTCTTATATATTCTCGGGCATCTACCTAAGAAATTTCAGTGCTGTTCCTTCAAGAATCATTAAAGCTTTACATGTTTAATTGTTGTCCGTTTTTGTTGTTGGACCTGCTGGTATCTTCAAGAATAAGGAATAATTACATGAAATCATCCATAGTGATCTATAATAATAACACCGATATGCAGATACGGTACCAAACTTCTAGGTTTGCTTTGAATGTGGGGCAACATTATTGAAATTTCTTGGTATTCTCAAGCATCATGTTGACGCGAGAGCACTCCAAACACTAAGCATTGAACTTGTGCAACAAATCACAAACAAGAACCTTCCTGCCAGGGACCCTACTGGGGAAGGTGCACCTTGCTGTGATGGGTTGTTCTAGTCAGCGCCTCAGTGCGCCACCTAAGAAGCATTTAACAACCATTAAGATGAAGAAAGAACAACAATTAGGGTTTGCAAAGGGATTAGGGTTTTAAGAGGCAAATAGTAAAAGATACTTGTGtattttgatcgattggataaCCTCGGCGTGGACTCCTCCATATATATAAGGTGGATATGTCTTGCCCCATATACAAATCAAATTCATCACAAGAAAGAGGTTGGGAGTATTTCAATTTCTGATGTATTATCTTGATGTGGCGTTCTTGAAATTAATAAAGCTTCccatttcaaaataaaaaaaatataacattCCTATTTCTTAGTGAACTTAGACCAAAATCAACCAAA
This sequence is a window from Setaria italica strain Yugu1 chromosome III, Setaria_italica_v2.0, whole genome shotgun sequence. Protein-coding genes within it:
- the LOC101781173 gene encoding uncharacterized protein LOC101781173; this translates as MGLLVQLPNLAGVRRPAAAAAFPQSCRGGRLTVSAAAPGGRVKEEEAKGAGKKEKIVIRVSDPVRERRLPPPLFSAPDEPSERPPGPKEGGGRGDQDGEEAKKQYYVNMGDAIRTLREELPVVFYREPSFDIYRDDIVLKDPLNNFKGIVNYKRIFWALRFTGQIFFKAVWIDIVSIWQPVDNVIMIRWIVHGIPRVPWEGNGRFDGTSEYKLDKNGKIYEHKVDNIARNSPTKFKILPVVELIRSLGCPSTPKPTYFETSCLSLIHCRYFG
- the LOC101763235 gene encoding bidirectional sugar transporter SWEET3a — protein: MVTSIRVIVGIIASAVSIVLYAVPILTFKRVIKEASVREFSCVPYILALFSTLTYSWYGFPVVSYGWENLSVSGTCSIGGIFETLFISIYIWFAPREKRKFVMLMVSLVLAIFCVTACVSSLIIHTHHMRKVFVGSIGIVTAMSMYSSPLVAVKQVMRTKSVEFMPFYLSLFSFLTSLIWMIYGILGRDPYITSPNAAGCFTGILQLAVYCIYSRCKEPPKKLSDTEQANDMDVVTTCEEANGFKP